Below is a window of Methanobrevibacter sp. V74 DNA.
GAAATATTACAATACTATCACTATCATTTGAAAGAAATGTTTTAATATCACTTGCAAGATTTGAACGTTCAATGTTTTCAAGATAACCAATGAAAACTGATTTCTGAAGTCTTTTTAAACCATAAAACTGTAATTTTTTGATTAAATATGATC
It encodes the following:
- the cas2 gene encoding CRISPR-associated endonuclease Cas2, which encodes MLTVVVYDITDNTSRSYLIKKLQFYGLKRLQKSVFIGYLENIERSNLASDIKTFLSNDSDSIVIFPLCENCKKSILLEGDADIPHDNLTYRFL